One Obesumbacterium proteus DNA window includes the following coding sequences:
- the raiA gene encoding ribosome-associated translation inhibitor RaiA encodes MTISITSKQMEITTAIRQHVEDRLSKLEKWQTHLINPHIILSKEPKLYVADATINTPNGQLIASAKHEDTYAAINELIAKLERQLNKVQHKGEARRASTSVKEANLEEADLAEEDVE; translated from the coding sequence ATGACAATTAGTATCACCAGTAAGCAAATGGAAATCACCACTGCCATTCGTCAACATGTCGAGGACCGTCTAAGTAAACTGGAAAAATGGCAAACGCATCTGATTAATCCGCATATCATTTTGTCTAAAGAACCAAAATTGTATGTTGCCGATGCCACGATTAATACGCCTAACGGACAGTTGATTGCCAGCGCAAAACATGAAGACACGTATGCCGCCATCAACGAACTGATTGCTAAACTCGAACGTCAGCTCAATAAAGTACAACATAAAGGTGAAGCGCGTCGCGCAAGTACCAGTGTCAAAGAAGCTAACCTAGAAGAGGCCGACTTAGCAGAGGAAGACGTAGAATAA
- the bamD gene encoding outer membrane protein assembly factor BamD: protein MTRMKYLVAAATLSLALAGCSSSKDAVPDNPPSEIYATAQQKLQDGNFKAAITQLEALDNRYPFGPYSQQVQLDLIYAYYKSADLPMAQASIDRFMRLNPTHPNIDYVLYMRGLTDMALDDSALQGFFGVDRSDRDPEHARQAFRDFSQLVQRYPNSQYSADATKRLVYLKDRLAKYELSVARYYTKRGAYVAVVNRVETMLRNYPDTQATRDALPLMENAYKQMNLTAQADKVAKIIADNSAKA, encoded by the coding sequence ATGACGCGTATGAAATATCTGGTGGCTGCCGCCACGTTGAGCCTGGCGCTGGCAGGTTGCTCCAGTTCCAAAGATGCGGTACCTGATAATCCGCCTTCAGAAATTTATGCTACCGCTCAGCAAAAGTTGCAGGACGGTAACTTTAAAGCCGCTATTACGCAACTGGAAGCGTTAGACAACCGCTATCCGTTCGGGCCTTATTCTCAGCAGGTTCAGTTGGATCTGATCTACGCCTATTACAAATCAGCTGATTTGCCAATGGCTCAGGCGTCTATCGACCGCTTCATGCGTTTGAATCCAACACATCCTAATATTGATTATGTCCTGTACATGCGCGGCCTAACTGATATGGCTTTGGATGACAGTGCACTTCAGGGATTCTTCGGTGTTGACCGTTCTGACCGCGATCCGGAGCATGCCCGTCAGGCATTCCGTGATTTTAGTCAGCTGGTACAGCGCTATCCAAATAGTCAGTACAGCGCAGATGCCACCAAACGCCTTGTCTACCTGAAAGACCGTTTGGCAAAATATGAGCTGTCCGTTGCACGATACTACACCAAACGCGGTGCTTACGTCGCTGTTGTTAACCGTGTAGAGACGATGCTGCGTAACTATCCTGATACTCAGGCAACGCGTGATGCATTACCGTTGATGGAAAATGCGTACAAACAGATGAACCTGACCGCACAGGCTGACAAAGTCGCCAAAATTATTGCTGATAACTCAGCAAAAGCGTAA
- the yfiH gene encoding purine nucleoside phosphorylase YfiH, translating to MSVLITPLWPAPNNVVAFNTTRKGGVSAQPYDALNLGTHVGDDGTVVAENRRRLKDIIAAPTEPFWLEQVHGTRVLRLDENSDRADNQADASYTNIAGQVCAVMTADCLPVLFCNRQGTEVAAAHAGWRGLCDGVLEQTLACFDSSPEDILAWFGPAIGPTAFEVGGEVRAKFIEQDADAEQAFTEHGEKYLADIYQLARLRLRRAGVQTISGGDLCTVSDKSRFFSYRREPVTGRMAALIWFR from the coding sequence ATGAGTGTGTTGATCACACCTTTGTGGCCAGCACCAAACAACGTTGTTGCTTTTAACACCACCCGAAAGGGTGGGGTTAGCGCTCAACCCTATGATGCTTTAAATCTGGGGACGCACGTTGGTGATGATGGCACTGTTGTGGCAGAAAACCGCCGCCGGTTGAAGGACATTATCGCTGCGCCAACGGAGCCATTTTGGTTAGAGCAGGTGCATGGCACTCGCGTTTTGCGTTTAGATGAGAATAGCGATCGCGCTGATAATCAGGCCGATGCCTCTTATACTAATATAGCAGGGCAGGTTTGTGCGGTAATGACCGCTGACTGCCTGCCTGTTCTCTTTTGTAATCGTCAGGGAACAGAAGTTGCTGCTGCACATGCTGGCTGGCGCGGCTTATGCGACGGCGTATTGGAGCAAACTCTGGCATGTTTTGATTCTTCTCCAGAAGATATTCTTGCTTGGTTTGGTCCTGCGATTGGCCCGACTGCTTTTGAAGTCGGAGGCGAGGTTAGGGCAAAGTTTATTGAGCAAGACGCCGATGCGGAACAGGCTTTTACTGAACATGGCGAAAAATATTTAGCTGATATTTATCAGTTGGCACGTTTGCGTTTGCGTCGTGCTGGTGTTCAGACGATCTCTGGTGGCGATCTCTGCACCGTAAGCGATAAATCGCGTTTCTTTTCTTATCGTCGCGAGCCCGTTACCGGGCGAATGGCCGCGCTGATTTGGTTTCGATAG
- the rluD gene encoding 23S rRNA pseudouridine(1911/1915/1917) synthase RluD, with protein MAQQVELTATVTESQLGHRLDQALAELFPDYSRSRIKEWILDDRVKVNGKIINKPKEKVLGGEEIAIDALIEEEARWEPQNIPLDIVYEDSDILVINKPRDLVVHPGAGNPDGTILNALLYYYPEIVDVPRAGIVHRLDKDTTGLMVVAKTVPAQTRLVEALQAREITREYEAVAIGTMTAGGTVEEPISRHPTKRTHMAVHPMGKPAVTHYRIMEHFRAHTRLRLRLETGRTHQIRVHMSHISHPLVGDPLYGGRPRPPKGASEEFITILRGFDRQALHATMLRLYHPISGIQMEWHAPLPQDMVDLISALQADTEEFKDEMDWL; from the coding sequence ATGGCACAACAAGTAGAACTAACCGCAACGGTGACGGAATCACAGCTTGGTCATCGTTTAGATCAGGCTTTGGCCGAATTGTTCCCTGATTATTCACGATCTCGTATAAAAGAGTGGATCCTTGACGATCGTGTCAAGGTTAACGGGAAAATTATCAACAAGCCAAAAGAAAAAGTGCTCGGTGGCGAAGAAATTGCCATTGATGCGCTAATTGAGGAAGAAGCTCGCTGGGAACCGCAGAATATTCCATTAGATATCGTTTATGAAGATAGCGATATTTTGGTGATCAATAAACCGCGTGACTTAGTTGTTCATCCAGGAGCTGGTAATCCTGATGGCACAATCCTGAATGCTTTACTGTACTACTATCCAGAAATTGTAGACGTACCGCGTGCGGGTATTGTTCATCGTTTAGATAAAGATACTACGGGTCTGATGGTGGTGGCTAAAACCGTTCCTGCCCAGACGCGTTTGGTTGAGGCACTACAGGCACGTGAAATTACGCGTGAATATGAAGCGGTAGCAATTGGTACCATGACGGCGGGCGGAACAGTGGAAGAGCCTATTTCACGCCATCCAACCAAACGTACTCACATGGCCGTTCACCCGATGGGGAAACCTGCGGTGACGCATTACCGCATTATGGAGCATTTCCGTGCTCATACACGTCTGCGTTTGCGCCTGGAAACCGGTCGTACTCACCAGATCCGTGTGCATATGTCGCATATTAGCCATCCGCTGGTAGGCGATCCGTTATATGGTGGCCGTCCACGTCCACCAAAAGGTGCTTCGGAAGAGTTTATTACGATTCTGCGCGGCTTTGATCGTCAGGCGCTGCACGCAACGATGTTGCGTTTATACCATCCTATCAGCGGTATTCAGATGGAGTGGCATGCGCCATTACCTCAGGATATGGTCGATTTGATTTCAGCATTGCAGGCTGATACTGAAGAGTTCAAAGACGAAATGGATTGGCTATGA